In Bdellovibrionales bacterium, the following proteins share a genomic window:
- the tatA gene encoding twin-arginine translocase TatA/TatE family subunit: MGFSFLHLLVIVLILVVLFGPNKIPKIGKSLGEGVRSFKKALSEEPEIDVTASIKNHQVEENHGSDYSQEQDRSDSAPSKKEKTTSNKS, translated from the coding sequence ATGGGTTTTTCATTTCTGCACTTGCTCGTTATAGTTCTTATTCTCGTGGTTCTTTTTGGACCAAATAAGATTCCAAAAATTGGAAAATCCTTGGGCGAAGGTGTTCGCAGTTTTAAGAAAGCTCTTTCTGAGGAACCCGAAATTGATGTTACTGCATCCATAAAAAATCATCAAGTCGAAGAGAATCACGGCTCAGATTATTCTCAAGAACAAGATAGATCTGACTCTGCTCCTTCCAAGAAGGAAAAAACAACCTCAAATAAAAGCTAA
- a CDS encoding alpha/beta hydrolase, producing the protein MTRLARWVKQEGKDMGHLANFHYRISGPDSAPKLIFLHGLMGSAANWRKIVPAFETQYNVLVFDQRGHGKSFHPDFGFSPEAYARDLQLILDELGWKEGIYLVGHSLGGRNALQFAHSFASRVKKLVIEDIGPDSPPEAVEKIEFYLNSIPTPFRDKKAAKVFFDQEFPQIIGEGKRGEVLSQYFYTNIEAKQDGTADWRFSRKAILGSIREGRAYERWDQVRALRTPTLWIRGSQSEDLSRETFRRVLESSPLISGVEIDGAGHWVHFDQPTLFIQALKDFFIQDKSA; encoded by the coding sequence ATGACGCGACTTGCACGATGGGTCAAACAGGAAGGGAAGGACATGGGTCATTTAGCAAATTTCCATTATCGAATTTCGGGGCCCGATTCCGCACCCAAACTCATTTTTTTGCACGGTTTAATGGGATCTGCCGCCAATTGGAGAAAAATCGTTCCGGCTTTTGAGACTCAATACAATGTTTTAGTTTTTGACCAAAGAGGCCATGGGAAATCCTTTCATCCTGATTTTGGATTTTCTCCTGAGGCCTATGCCCGAGATTTGCAATTGATCCTTGATGAACTGGGATGGAAAGAAGGAATTTATCTGGTGGGCCATTCTTTGGGCGGGAGGAATGCTCTCCAATTTGCCCACTCTTTTGCGAGTCGCGTTAAAAAGCTAGTTATCGAGGACATTGGCCCCGATTCGCCTCCAGAAGCAGTTGAAAAGATTGAATTTTACTTGAATTCGATTCCCACCCCATTTCGGGATAAGAAAGCGGCCAAGGTTTTTTTTGATCAAGAGTTTCCTCAGATCATTGGGGAGGGAAAAAGGGGAGAGGTGCTTTCTCAGTACTTTTACACAAACATCGAAGCAAAACAGGACGGGACGGCTGACTGGCGTTTTTCGAGAAAAGCGATTCTAGGGAGTATCAGGGAAGGGAGAGCCTATGAGAGGTGGGATCAGGTTCGAGCCTTGCGAACTCCGACTCTCTGGATTCGAGGGAGTCAGAGCGAGGACCTTTCCAGAGAGACCTTCCGGCGAGTCTTAGAAAGCAGTCCTCTCATCAGTGGTGTGGAAATAGACGGGGCGGGGCATTGGGTGCATTTTGACCAGCCAACTCTGTTTATTCAGGCTCTCAAGGATTTTTTTATTCAAGATAAATCCGCTTGA
- a CDS encoding ATP-binding cassette domain-containing protein, translated as MSVVQNLFRDYGNFQVDIPEWKISDQGITALWGPSGAGKTSIFRLMIGLEPCPGLRWIFGDLDLAQLSMSAKRLGVVFQSYDLFPHMTAEQNVQFSQEARKIPKAERAQDLEHLKNSLSLESCWRRKAQLLSGGEQQRVAIARALAGRPRFLFLDEPFSALDTDLRAEARELVKRVIGEFKVPSLLITHDKEDIQAMDAVVVRVEKGRLV; from the coding sequence GTGTCTGTCGTACAGAATCTTTTTCGTGATTACGGAAATTTTCAAGTTGATATTCCTGAATGGAAGATTTCTGATCAAGGAATCACCGCTCTTTGGGGGCCCTCAGGGGCCGGCAAAACTTCGATCTTTCGACTGATGATCGGTCTTGAACCCTGTCCTGGATTGCGTTGGATATTTGGAGACCTTGATTTGGCCCAACTTTCTATGTCGGCCAAGAGACTGGGAGTGGTCTTTCAGTCCTATGATCTCTTTCCTCATATGACAGCAGAACAAAATGTCCAATTCTCGCAAGAGGCGAGAAAAATTCCAAAAGCAGAGAGGGCTCAAGATCTGGAGCACTTGAAAAATTCTTTGAGTCTCGAAAGCTGTTGGCGGCGAAAGGCTCAGCTTCTTTCGGGAGGTGAGCAACAGCGAGTTGCCATTGCCCGGGCCTTGGCGGGGCGCCCTCGATTTTTATTTTTAGATGAACCCTTTTCGGCCTTAGATACAGACCTCAGGGCAGAAGCCCGCGAGCTTGTGAAGAGAGTGATCGGTGAATTCAAAGTTCCAAGTTTATTGATTACCCATGATAAAGAGGACATTCAAGCGATGGATGCGGTGGTTGTGAGGGTTGAGAAGGGGAGGTTGGTTTGA
- a CDS encoding poly(A) polymerase: MHQEWIDRDALDIVRLLQDRGFTTYLVGGCVRDLLLNKQPKDYDIATDARPGDVKRQIRNAFIIGKRFRLVLVKRGEQQFEVATFRRDLKTDEVLPDHIESGDNLFGSPEEDANRRDFTINGLMYDPVSNKLLDFCGGLGDLKNQTIRTIGEPNRRFKEDPIRILRGIRLAHLIRFNIDPEVREAIQSNAASLVDTALPRRREEILKYLRIADPAQPFLESYDLGVLKHISPHLHEVFSHKESADLFCHYLSHIHDKPIDQSDPVQLFGALVQAYYRATINPDPNRTISTNQILENPDMISFMRGEIGMFKQEQAMVAKALHMQSILRKRADFERRGERRQMAVLQTEAFHLALQFSSREYSLSGEDWLYWAQNFERSRDKIGEAQIKSRRNRWRSNRRRTERKPQEL, translated from the coding sequence TTGCATCAAGAGTGGATTGATCGTGATGCCCTAGATATTGTCAGGTTACTCCAAGACCGGGGGTTTACCACCTACCTGGTGGGCGGTTGCGTCCGAGATTTGCTTCTCAATAAGCAACCGAAGGATTATGACATTGCCACAGATGCGCGACCTGGCGATGTTAAGCGCCAGATTCGCAATGCCTTTATCATTGGCAAACGCTTTCGGTTGGTCCTTGTCAAGAGAGGGGAACAACAATTTGAAGTGGCCACATTCCGCCGAGATTTAAAAACAGATGAAGTCCTTCCCGATCATATTGAAAGTGGCGACAATCTTTTTGGATCCCCCGAAGAAGATGCCAATCGTCGGGACTTCACGATCAATGGACTCATGTACGATCCGGTCAGCAATAAATTGCTGGATTTTTGTGGTGGCCTCGGTGACCTTAAAAACCAGACAATTCGAACGATTGGGGAACCGAATCGAAGATTTAAAGAAGATCCAATAAGAATTCTCAGGGGCATCCGCCTCGCTCATCTCATTCGATTTAACATTGACCCTGAAGTGCGGGAAGCCATTCAATCCAATGCCGCCTCTTTGGTAGACACCGCTCTCCCTCGTCGTCGTGAAGAGATTCTAAAATATCTTCGTATCGCCGATCCAGCGCAGCCCTTCCTGGAATCTTACGACCTTGGAGTTCTCAAGCATATATCTCCACACTTACATGAGGTCTTTTCCCACAAAGAAAGTGCCGATCTTTTTTGTCATTACCTGAGTCACATACATGATAAGCCAATCGACCAATCTGATCCCGTTCAGTTATTTGGAGCCCTTGTCCAAGCTTATTACCGAGCCACAATAAACCCAGATCCAAATCGAACGATCAGTACCAACCAAATACTTGAAAACCCCGATATGATCAGTTTCATGCGTGGCGAGATCGGCATGTTTAAGCAAGAACAAGCCATGGTTGCAAAAGCCCTTCACATGCAGTCTATTCTTCGAAAAAGGGCGGATTTTGAACGTCGTGGCGAGCGACGCCAAATGGCCGTTCTGCAAACCGAGGCCTTCCACCTGGCGCTCCAGTTTTCTTCCCGAGAATACTCTCTATCAGGGGAGGATTGGCTTTACTGGGCCCAAAACTTCGAAAGATCACGGGATAAAATAGGAGAAGCACAAATTAAAAGTCGACGCAACAGATGGCGAAGCAACCGAAGGCGAACCGAGCGGAAGCCCCAGGAACTTTAA
- a CDS encoding DoxX family membrane protein, whose protein sequence is MTAMIVSFFESMKYVGHMLPVAFLRVYTGYYFFNRAMEHFDGDFLVQPILSRSIDEWLPVSQAPEWYKDVLESIVVPNWKIFAYLVTYCEFAIGICFIIGFFVRPTALLGIFLTANLFYQTGPFVSDLHRLFLAIFMMMWWVGAGRCMGMDYFFYKRQRGIWW, encoded by the coding sequence ATGACCGCTATGATAGTTTCATTTTTTGAGAGCATGAAGTACGTAGGGCATATGTTGCCCGTGGCTTTTTTAAGAGTCTATACGGGTTATTATTTTTTTAATCGTGCCATGGAGCATTTCGATGGGGATTTTCTCGTGCAACCCATACTCAGTCGATCCATCGATGAATGGCTGCCAGTGAGCCAGGCCCCTGAGTGGTATAAGGATGTTTTGGAATCGATTGTTGTGCCCAATTGGAAGATTTTTGCTTATTTGGTGACCTACTGCGAATTTGCAATAGGGATTTGTTTTATTATTGGCTTTTTTGTCAGGCCCACAGCCCTTCTGGGAATTTTTCTCACGGCCAATCTCTTTTATCAGACAGGTCCTTTTGTTAGCGATCTGCACCGTCTTTTTTTGGCGATATTCATGATGATGTGGTGGGTGGGTGCGGGGCGCTGTATGGGAATGGATTATTTTTTCTATAAGCGTCAGCGCGGTATTTGGTGGTAA
- a CDS encoding GNAT family N-acetyltransferase: MEGPRPPQSTEFNEILDFLNYNLRPKATWSISQEYPTALNSENMNNIRIIKAEGKIAAHAVVQYSITKTVAGLFKVGAIGSVVTDPEFRNQGLSKQVINECAESARQNGCDFAVLWTNLYELYRKLGFELGGTELALIIEKNFEPPQNNLRFMDTLRVAPEALLRLYAQHTMGAVRVADDFRRYLNIPNTHLYTAWDENNTLKAYAVEGKGADLIGYIHEWGGGVSSLLPCWLTLEK, translated from the coding sequence ATGGAAGGACCACGGCCCCCACAGTCTACCGAGTTCAATGAAATTCTTGACTTCCTTAACTACAATCTTCGACCCAAAGCCACTTGGTCTATCAGTCAAGAATATCCAACCGCCTTGAACTCAGAAAATATGAACAACATTAGAATTATCAAGGCGGAGGGAAAGATTGCGGCCCATGCCGTTGTCCAATACAGCATCACAAAAACTGTCGCAGGGCTTTTCAAAGTCGGTGCCATTGGAAGCGTCGTCACAGATCCCGAATTTCGAAACCAAGGATTAAGCAAACAAGTAATCAATGAATGTGCAGAATCTGCCCGCCAAAATGGTTGCGACTTTGCTGTCCTATGGACAAATCTCTACGAACTTTACCGAAAGCTGGGTTTTGAACTCGGTGGGACAGAACTTGCTCTCATCATTGAAAAGAACTTCGAACCACCCCAAAACAATTTGCGATTCATGGACACTCTTCGAGTCGCACCTGAGGCTCTTCTCAGATTGTACGCCCAGCACACCATGGGAGCCGTTCGAGTCGCCGATGATTTTCGCCGCTATCTCAACATCCCCAATACCCATCTCTACACTGCATGGGATGAGAACAACACTCTAAAAGCCTATGCCGTTGAGGGAAAGGGAGCGGACCTTATTGGATACATTCACGAATGGGGTGGGGGTGTTTCAAGCCTTCTCCCCTGTTGGCTCACATTAGAAAAGTAA
- the add gene encoding adenosine deaminase codes for MNIQKMPKVDLHRHLELSIRHSTLRELAPHSGIKIPSDQVFAERFLITEPMTNLGAVLNKFLDTQVLLKSPEVLERITYECCFDAFHVEGIRILELRYSPTFVRQGHEDMSFQDIHDAIVKGMNRATKELPMAVGLICIIQRILPVKEAELVTQFAIENKDSFVGLDLADNEEGFDSKPFSPFFRLAARAGLGITVHSGEANLPKAPRYVKEAIEHLGAKRIGHGVQVYRDPEIMEYLSRNRIPLELCPTSNWLTQAVPSLAEHPIRKIMEAGVLTTINTDDPGIFNIDLVHEYQTLLTHHLFTKAEFDRCNDIAAQASFITQEKKQKVWPRPIAKN; via the coding sequence ATGAATATACAAAAAATGCCGAAAGTTGATCTTCACCGTCACCTCGAGTTGAGCATTCGTCACTCGACTCTCCGAGAGCTTGCCCCGCACAGCGGAATCAAGATCCCCAGTGATCAAGTTTTTGCCGAGCGCTTTTTGATCACGGAACCCATGACCAATCTGGGTGCCGTTCTAAATAAATTTTTGGATACGCAGGTCCTATTAAAATCTCCTGAGGTTCTTGAGAGAATCACCTATGAATGTTGCTTCGACGCTTTTCATGTCGAAGGAATCCGTATTCTTGAGTTGCGCTACTCCCCCACCTTTGTTCGCCAGGGCCACGAAGACATGTCGTTTCAGGACATTCACGATGCCATTGTAAAGGGAATGAATCGGGCCACGAAGGAACTCCCCATGGCCGTTGGGTTGATTTGTATTATCCAAAGAATTTTGCCAGTCAAAGAAGCTGAACTTGTCACTCAATTTGCCATCGAAAACAAAGACAGCTTTGTCGGACTCGATCTGGCTGACAATGAAGAAGGTTTTGATTCAAAACCTTTCTCTCCCTTTTTTCGTTTGGCCGCAAGGGCGGGCCTCGGTATCACGGTTCACAGTGGTGAGGCCAATCTTCCAAAGGCCCCCCGTTATGTGAAGGAAGCCATCGAGCACCTGGGCGCGAAACGAATTGGCCATGGAGTTCAGGTTTATCGCGACCCAGAAATAATGGAATATCTCTCTCGAAATCGAATTCCCCTCGAACTTTGTCCAACCTCGAATTGGCTCACTCAAGCCGTTCCTTCTCTGGCTGAACATCCCATCCGAAAAATAATGGAAGCTGGAGTTTTAACGACAATCAATACCGATGACCCAGGGATTTTTAATATTGACCTCGTTCACGAATATCAAACTCTTCTCACTCATCACCTCTTTACAAAGGCGGAGTTTGACCGATGCAATGATATTGCCGCACAGGCGAGCTTTATCACTCAAGAAAAAAAGCAAAAGGTCTGGCCTCGTCCAATTGCCAAAAATTAA
- a CDS encoding glycosyltransferase family 9 protein: MKSQGRTLFIHTANLGDVVSAASVVTGAALQGPVDIFLRKSFRGLFFGENNITEVDETSLDSQYERVIDLDSSSVSRALVKKIKSREKIGRYQNWIRRFKYSNIYTRQFPKNSYGHIVKDYRPIAQHLGCDPNKNPGLSAIPLNTELSEWFGHHGRDRSGMVVVHVEASNPIRSLPEALVLQIIAGLTKKNRWVLLLGTSSAALEALKKKADGQTAYLPFSIFELKAILPKAELFIGPDSGPMHLAAALGVPCLGVYGPTLPREYAPLSLSTGFGVRSVEREFSCRPCNQNRSCPFDRRCLNVIRAEEVLDLAKQLVDPSQA, translated from the coding sequence ATGAAGTCACAGGGCCGGACATTATTTATCCACACGGCCAATCTGGGCGATGTTGTTTCTGCGGCTTCTGTGGTCACTGGGGCGGCACTCCAGGGCCCCGTTGATATTTTCTTGAGAAAATCTTTTCGTGGACTTTTTTTTGGAGAGAACAATATCACAGAGGTCGACGAAACAAGCTTGGATTCTCAATATGAAAGAGTGATTGATCTTGATTCCTCATCGGTGAGCCGAGCTTTGGTAAAAAAAATAAAGTCGAGAGAAAAAATTGGTCGATATCAAAATTGGATTCGGCGCTTTAAATATTCAAACATTTATACACGACAGTTCCCAAAAAATTCTTATGGTCATATTGTAAAAGACTATCGTCCCATCGCTCAACATTTGGGTTGCGACCCAAACAAAAATCCGGGTCTCTCCGCAATTCCCTTGAATACAGAATTGAGCGAATGGTTTGGTCACCATGGGAGAGATCGAAGCGGAATGGTGGTCGTTCATGTCGAAGCTTCAAATCCGATTCGGTCCTTGCCAGAAGCTCTCGTCTTACAAATTATTGCGGGTCTAACAAAGAAAAATAGGTGGGTGTTACTGTTAGGTACTTCCTCTGCTGCTCTTGAGGCACTCAAAAAAAAAGCAGACGGCCAGACCGCCTATCTGCCGTTTAGCATTTTTGAATTGAAGGCAATATTGCCCAAGGCAGAGCTATTTATTGGCCCTGATAGCGGTCCTATGCATTTGGCGGCCGCTTTGGGAGTCCCATGTTTGGGAGTCTATGGACCTACCTTACCGAGAGAATATGCGCCCTTGAGCTTGAGCACGGGCTTTGGAGTCAGGTCAGTTGAGCGCGAGTTTTCTTGCCGGCCATGTAATCAAAATCGCAGCTGTCCCTTCGACAGGAGATGTCTGAATGTGATCAGGGCCGAAGAGGTGTTAGATCTGGCAAAACAGCTCGTTGATCCCTCTCAGGCTTAG
- a CDS encoding transketolase, which produces MSQAKLIPIPLKNLLAPTPQRTPQWPIEISLKSGEKVEMVDPRSTRALVSLMDMQAVLGGAASHFGGPSAFAELMGAVYGLVFHRSRKTGVPWHEVAHIINDAGHCENGIYALKANYSFAGLSLDKLKGFRSIESQLTGHGESHLFPEGVYLSNGPLGSSLPQAQGLAYADCLAGRRRLTFAAISDGACMEGEAREALAAIPGLAKIGKMAPFVLVISDNNTKLTGRIDADSFSMQPTFDSLNELGWKVFRLADPHNLQKCVSLLEEAMQTAESHPQQPIAIIAKTIKGYGVKKVEESSSGGHGFPLTEAKDLKAFIEEIYSGAKVPEEFLEWAEEMVQQQKDKKSAVSNSSAVPSEKIQKGVSQALIKKRKEGLPLFSISSDLAGSTGVREFQKAFPECTQDVGVAESNMISMAAGLSKEGFIPVVDTFAQFGVTKGALPLTMASLSQAPVIAFFSHTGFQDAADGASHQALSWLSMTASIPDVECYALTCSDEAEALVAQAIDRFVGMRKAGEVPPSTLFFLGRENFPLNYGLEPTSYRLGQGQFIHESEKSPASKKLVPICPGGSLLSQALKAAKELEALGIRSSVVNPSCLNKPDLALFADCLRLSEGRLITVEDHQLVGGMGAILAQALLLRGIELKLKSIGVRGGFGQSAYQAGQLYQKHGMDAKAIVQAALEI; this is translated from the coding sequence ATGTCTCAAGCGAAGTTGATCCCTATTCCTCTCAAGAACCTTCTGGCTCCAACTCCACAGCGAACCCCTCAATGGCCAATTGAAATCAGTCTCAAGAGTGGCGAAAAAGTCGAAATGGTGGATCCGCGTTCGACCCGTGCCCTGGTTTCACTGATGGACATGCAGGCTGTGTTGGGAGGGGCCGCCAGCCATTTTGGAGGACCTTCGGCCTTCGCTGAATTGATGGGGGCCGTTTACGGTCTTGTCTTTCATCGCTCTCGGAAGACCGGGGTTCCCTGGCATGAAGTAGCCCACATCATCAATGATGCAGGACACTGTGAGAATGGGATCTATGCCCTCAAGGCCAATTACAGTTTTGCGGGCCTCAGTCTTGACAAGCTCAAGGGATTTCGCTCGATCGAGAGTCAGTTGACGGGCCATGGAGAGTCTCATCTCTTTCCGGAGGGAGTTTATCTTTCCAATGGACCTTTGGGGTCCAGTCTGCCTCAGGCGCAAGGCTTGGCCTATGCGGATTGCCTGGCAGGGAGGCGACGCTTAACTTTTGCTGCGATATCCGATGGCGCTTGCATGGAGGGTGAGGCGCGAGAGGCTTTGGCTGCGATTCCGGGACTAGCTAAAATTGGGAAAATGGCCCCCTTTGTTTTGGTGATCAGCGATAACAACACGAAACTGACGGGTCGAATCGATGCCGATTCTTTTAGCATGCAGCCGACTTTTGATTCGCTGAACGAATTGGGTTGGAAGGTCTTTCGCCTAGCAGATCCTCACAATCTTCAGAAATGTGTGAGTCTCCTCGAAGAAGCTATGCAAACAGCCGAGAGCCATCCTCAGCAGCCGATTGCGATTATCGCAAAGACAATCAAAGGCTATGGAGTCAAAAAAGTGGAGGAGAGTTCGAGCGGAGGGCATGGGTTTCCTTTGACGGAGGCGAAGGATCTGAAGGCCTTCATTGAGGAGATTTACAGTGGAGCCAAAGTTCCGGAGGAATTTTTAGAATGGGCCGAAGAAATGGTTCAGCAACAAAAAGATAAAAAGTCTGCTGTCTCCAATTCGTCTGCTGTCCCGAGCGAAAAGATTCAAAAGGGCGTCAGTCAAGCTCTCATCAAAAAGCGAAAAGAGGGGCTTCCTCTTTTTTCAATTTCTTCAGATCTCGCAGGTTCAACTGGGGTTCGTGAATTTCAGAAGGCCTTTCCAGAATGCACTCAAGATGTGGGAGTTGCCGAGTCCAATATGATCAGTATGGCCGCGGGTCTCTCGAAAGAGGGCTTTATTCCGGTTGTCGACACCTTTGCGCAGTTTGGAGTGACGAAAGGAGCCTTGCCGTTGACGATGGCTTCTTTGTCCCAGGCCCCCGTGATAGCTTTTTTTTCTCACACGGGATTTCAGGATGCCGCTGATGGGGCTTCTCATCAGGCATTGAGTTGGCTTTCGATGACCGCGTCAATTCCGGATGTGGAGTGCTATGCGCTCACCTGCAGCGACGAAGCGGAGGCCTTGGTGGCTCAGGCCATTGATCGCTTTGTTGGGATGAGAAAGGCGGGAGAGGTTCCCCCTTCGACTCTCTTCTTTTTGGGACGCGAAAACTTTCCGTTGAACTATGGCTTGGAGCCCACTTCTTATCGTTTGGGACAGGGCCAATTCATTCATGAAAGCGAAAAATCACCGGCGTCAAAAAAGCTGGTTCCAATTTGTCCGGGCGGCTCTTTGCTTTCTCAGGCCCTGAAGGCGGCCAAAGAGCTCGAAGCACTGGGAATCAGGAGTTCGGTGGTTAATCCCTCTTGCTTGAATAAGCCGGATCTCGCTTTGTTTGCGGATTGTCTTCGTTTGAGTGAAGGACGCTTGATTACGGTTGAAGATCACCAATTGGTGGGAGGCATGGGAGCTATTCTAGCTCAGGCTCTTCTTTTGCGAGGGATTGAATTGAAGCTCAAATCAATCGGAGTTCGAGGCGGCTTCGGGCAGAGTGCCTATCAAGCCGGCCAACTTTATCAGAAGCACGGAATGGACGCCAAGGCGATCGTGCAAGCGGCTTTGGAAATTTGA
- a CDS encoding thiamine ABC transporter substrate-binding protein, with amino-acid sequence MKRISSFFLSISIVVVGLGLLGWVLYGVARRAEDPVVHRTVLRVMTYSSFFVPTGPGPLLKAEYEKRFPCDVEFVDGGDSALMVERLKSVSEKQIDLVLGISLLHHGKAQRELNWQDWAYPPKVSMVPELNFFGGVAAANRYKFVPYNWAPMTFVYREGEVTPPRSWEDLPRPEFKRSISGQDPRFSTPGNYLSFWAWDKEAGQFSNSRIDWLKHALLPLSPSWSVSYGLFRSKNAKLTFTYATSPFYHRLVEKDESYKAAVFNEPHPFEVELAGIPIHCVTCGEAKQFIQFLLEPASQRILMEKNFMLPVVTGVKDSSPFAEMAQYPLISWDSYEAYDKSETNWAKKFVDTLKARVKK; translated from the coding sequence GTGAAACGAATATCATCTTTTTTTCTTTCAATAAGTATTGTCGTTGTCGGATTGGGCCTCTTGGGCTGGGTTCTCTATGGGGTCGCTCGCCGAGCCGAAGACCCTGTGGTCCATCGCACTGTTCTGAGAGTGATGACGTATTCTTCTTTTTTTGTACCAACTGGGCCTGGGCCTCTCTTGAAGGCTGAGTACGAAAAGAGATTTCCTTGTGATGTTGAATTCGTCGATGGGGGTGATTCGGCCCTTATGGTAGAGCGCCTAAAATCAGTGTCTGAGAAGCAAATAGATTTGGTTTTGGGAATTAGCCTGCTTCACCATGGCAAAGCACAACGAGAACTCAATTGGCAGGATTGGGCTTATCCACCAAAAGTTTCTATGGTTCCGGAGTTGAATTTTTTTGGCGGTGTAGCTGCGGCCAATCGTTATAAATTTGTTCCGTACAATTGGGCTCCAATGACCTTTGTGTATCGCGAGGGCGAGGTCACTCCTCCGAGATCCTGGGAGGACTTGCCGCGTCCTGAATTCAAGCGATCAATTTCAGGGCAAGACCCTCGTTTTAGCACGCCGGGCAATTATTTATCGTTTTGGGCTTGGGACAAGGAGGCGGGGCAATTTTCAAACTCGCGCATAGATTGGCTCAAACACGCCTTGCTTCCTTTGAGTCCGAGTTGGAGCGTTTCCTACGGTCTCTTTCGAAGTAAGAATGCGAAGCTGACTTTTACTTACGCGACCTCGCCTTTTTATCATCGTTTAGTTGAAAAGGATGAGAGCTATAAGGCGGCTGTCTTCAATGAGCCCCACCCCTTCGAAGTGGAGTTGGCGGGAATTCCCATTCACTGTGTGACCTGCGGGGAAGCAAAGCAATTTATTCAATTCCTACTTGAACCCGCATCGCAGCGAATCTTGATGGAAAAGAACTTTATGCTGCCGGTTGTGACTGGAGTGAAAGATTCTAGCCCATTTGCTGAGATGGCTCAGTACCCACTGATTTCGTGGGACTCCTACGAGGCCTACGACAAGAGCGAGACCAATTGGGCAAAAAAGTTTGTGGACACTTTAAAAGCGAGGGTCAAGAAATGA
- the nth gene encoding endonuclease III → MKRKLKSKGSVRRGSRLESQEKRRLRMNDIIQLFMRYYPDAHCALDHENPEQLLIATILSAQCTDERVNQVTKKLFVKYPFPQDFAVAELTELEQDIRPTGFFRNKARNIQNCCQLLIQDFGGKAPRDMEKLVRLPGVGRKTANVVLGNAFGITSGIVVDTHVTRLANRLGLVSAQEAEKIERELMKLVPQEYWILLPHWLIWHGRRVCRARKPNCEKCLLFELCPRRL, encoded by the coding sequence ATGAAGAGGAAGCTCAAATCGAAAGGCAGTGTCAGGAGAGGATCAAGACTTGAGTCTCAAGAGAAAAGGCGTCTGCGTATGAACGATATCATCCAATTGTTCATGCGATATTATCCTGATGCTCATTGTGCTCTCGATCATGAGAATCCAGAGCAACTGTTGATAGCAACCATTCTCAGTGCTCAATGCACAGATGAGCGAGTCAATCAGGTGACGAAAAAGTTATTTGTTAAATATCCTTTTCCACAGGATTTTGCTGTTGCAGAACTGACGGAGCTTGAGCAAGATATTCGACCCACGGGTTTTTTTCGAAATAAGGCCCGAAATATTCAGAATTGCTGTCAGCTTTTGATTCAGGATTTTGGAGGAAAGGCCCCTCGGGACATGGAAAAATTGGTCAGACTTCCAGGAGTTGGAAGAAAGACGGCAAATGTTGTTCTGGGCAATGCGTTCGGAATTACTTCGGGAATTGTGGTTGATACCCATGTGACTCGCCTTGCAAACCGATTGGGATTGGTTTCAGCTCAGGAGGCGGAAAAAATTGAACGGGAACTAATGAAACTTGTTCCTCAAGAATATTGGATTTTGCTGCCCCATTGGTTGATTTGGCATGGGCGGAGGGTTTGTCGAGCCCGAAAGCCAAATTGTGAAAAATGTCTCCTGTTTGAACTTTGCCCGCGTCGGTTATGA